The Rhinoraja longicauda isolate Sanriku21f chromosome 19, sRhiLon1.1, whole genome shotgun sequence genome includes a window with the following:
- the LOC144602916 gene encoding LOW QUALITY PROTEIN: collagen alpha-1(V) chain-like (The sequence of the model RefSeq protein was modified relative to this genomic sequence to represent the inferred CDS: deleted 1 base in 1 codon), with translation MPCSSAEICCRVLHALVVIMSLSIVMAHTLITDPVDVLQALEFHTLPVGVKKTTGFCPKRKSTSSPDVAYRISKKAQITAPTKQLFPNSRFPEDFSIMTLVKARPGVQAFLLSVYSEQGIQQVGVELGRSPVFLYEDQHGKPTPEQYPIFSGINLADGRLGDQNYLWRLVRVNGEVPRFLSTLRKERLWCLVGRGTNVVAPRQIIGNVTAKEHEAVSCEQEGGRLADDRPVEQAALSVCC, from the exons ATGCCTTGCAGCTCTGCAGAGATCTGTTGCAGAGTGTTGCATGCATTGGTTGTCATTATGAGTTTAAGCATAGTGATGGCTCATACGCTCATAA ccGACCCTGTGGATGTTCTGCAAGCGCTGGAGTTTCACACCCTCCCCGTAGGAGTAAAGAAGACTACCGGCTTCTGCCCCAAGAGGAAGTCCACCTCCAGTCCAGATGTGGCGTACCGGATATCCAAGAAGGCCCAGATCACCGCACCCACCAAGCAACTGTTCCCAA ATTCTCGGTTCCCTGAGGATTTCTCCATCATGACGCTGGTGAAGGCCCGGCCTGGAGTGCAGGCCTTCCTGCTGAGCGTGTACAGCGAGCAGGGCATTCAGCAGGTGGGCGTGGAGCTTGGCCGCTCGCCCGTCTTCCTGTACGAGGACCAGCATGGCAAGCCCACCCCCGAG CAATACCCCATCTTCAGTGGCATCAACCTCGCTGACGGCAG attaggagaccaaaactatctgTGGAGGTTGGTGAGAGTGAATGGCGAGGTGCCGAGGTTCCTCAGTACTCTGAGGAAGGAGAGGCTTTGGTGTCTTGTTGGCCGTGGCACCAATGTGGTTgctccacgacagatcattggcaaCGTGACCGCCAAGGAACATGAAGCTGTCAGCTGTGAGCAGGAGGGTGGAAGGCTTGCTGACGACAGGCCGGTGGAACAGGCAGCTCTCAGTGTCTGTTGTTGA